In Luteitalea sp. TBR-22, one genomic interval encodes:
- a CDS encoding HpcH/HpaI aldolase/citrate lyase family protein, with protein MTTTAETATPWVNPVKARLARGEYVVGMPVTATSLDMALVAARSGFDFLWVEMEHSPITLETLRGIVLATRGLPAVPIARVPAGETWMAKRVLDQGVHGVVFPFMSTPAAAEQASRACRYPPRGVRGSGSGLAEGTWPAVPSYFDSADDQVLVVAVIEQAEGVERCEEIAAVEGIDVLFVGTSDLSFSMGLRGNMMHPDVLKAAERVRDAAHRHGKYCGRPVASPESVQRFAAEGFRLFHAASDLTLFAEGAKAWLDPLGRAKGGPRAAY; from the coding sequence GTGACGACGACGGCGGAGACGGCGACCCCCTGGGTGAACCCGGTGAAGGCGCGCCTGGCGCGGGGCGAGTACGTGGTGGGCATGCCCGTCACGGCGACGAGCCTCGACATGGCGCTCGTGGCGGCGCGCTCCGGGTTCGACTTCCTGTGGGTCGAGATGGAGCACAGCCCGATCACGCTGGAGACGCTGCGCGGGATCGTCCTCGCGACACGCGGCCTGCCGGCAGTGCCGATCGCGCGCGTGCCGGCCGGCGAGACGTGGATGGCCAAGCGGGTGCTCGACCAGGGCGTACACGGCGTGGTGTTTCCGTTCATGAGCACGCCGGCGGCGGCCGAACAGGCGTCGCGGGCGTGCCGATATCCGCCACGGGGCGTACGCGGTTCGGGGTCGGGGCTCGCGGAGGGCACGTGGCCCGCGGTGCCGTCCTACTTCGACTCGGCCGACGACCAGGTGCTGGTGGTGGCGGTGATCGAACAGGCGGAGGGCGTCGAGCGTTGCGAGGAGATCGCGGCGGTCGAAGGCATCGACGTGCTCTTCGTCGGCACCAGCGACCTCTCGTTCTCGATGGGGCTGCGCGGCAACATGATGCATCCCGACGTGCTGAAGGCCGCCGAGCGGGTGCGCGACGCCGCGCATCGGCACGGCAAGTACTGCGGTCGCCCCGTCGCCTCGCCCGAGTCGGTGCAGCGGTTCGCGGCCGAAGGCTTCCGGCTGTTCCACGCCGCCTCCGACCTCACGTTGTTTGCCGAAGGCGCGAAGGCGTGGCTCGACCCGCTCGGTCGCGCGAAGGGCGGGCCGCGTGCGGCGTACTGA
- a CDS encoding tripartite tricarboxylate transporter TctB family protein: MRGPRLVAQVLAVLAAAIALTTMHWPGGSQGVPGPALVPRVLALALLVVSLLIFRSPGTSAPAWVRHHREVPLTMALLAVYALLWRVVPNGHGVLTGVVLLAFLRITGLSWRGAGVTAVLMATVLQLLFERGLGVRF, encoded by the coding sequence ATGCGAGGGCCGCGGTTGGTCGCCCAGGTGCTCGCGGTGCTTGCCGCCGCGATCGCCCTGACGACGATGCACTGGCCCGGAGGCTCGCAGGGCGTGCCCGGCCCGGCCCTGGTGCCGCGCGTGCTGGCGCTCGCCTTGCTCGTCGTTTCCCTGCTCATCTTCCGCAGCCCCGGGACCTCGGCGCCGGCCTGGGTGCGTCATCACCGCGAGGTGCCCCTGACCATGGCCCTGCTGGCCGTGTATGCGCTGTTGTGGCGCGTCGTCCCGAACGGGCACGGCGTGCTGACCGGCGTCGTACTGCTCGCGTTCCTGCGGATCACCGGCCTGTCGTGGCGCGGCGCAGGCGTCACCGCCGTGCTGATGGCCACGGTGCTCCAACTCCTCTTCGAGCGCGGGCTGGGAGTCCGCTTCTAG
- a CDS encoding PEP-CTERM sorting domain-containing protein, translated as MSRILRGCSLAMGRACVVGLATGLLWLGTTTAVSAASLTIRTGVDAGGAVLGSGVADPLWTISVQGGAFVAAEVAAPGHPIICCGMETVSSTARWISDPSISTGSAATGWGVGPTAIARRSFDLSAFDLSTVALTGFWRVADNRRGVFINGNLLPGTNDGGAGWNNDQALNLAAGSGFFVQGQNVIEIRGTSQNSNWDGFWLDVTLEGRDRNGGGTVPEPTTLALMGTALLGAVTRRRRR; from the coding sequence ATGAGCAGGATCTTGCGCGGATGCTCGCTCGCGATGGGGCGAGCGTGTGTAGTAGGCCTGGCCACGGGACTGTTGTGGTTGGGTACGACGACGGCGGTCTCGGCCGCCAGCCTGACGATCCGGACCGGCGTGGATGCCGGCGGCGCCGTGCTCGGATCCGGGGTGGCGGACCCGTTGTGGACCATCTCGGTCCAGGGTGGCGCCTTTGTGGCCGCCGAGGTCGCAGCGCCGGGGCACCCGATCATCTGCTGCGGCATGGAGACCGTCAGCTCGACTGCACGATGGATCTCCGATCCGTCGATCAGCACAGGGAGTGCCGCCACGGGATGGGGAGTGGGACCAACGGCCATCGCCCGCCGGTCGTTCGACCTGAGCGCCTTCGACCTGTCGACGGTCGCGCTGACGGGTTTCTGGCGCGTCGCCGACAACCGTCGTGGCGTCTTCATCAACGGCAACCTGCTGCCGGGCACCAATGACGGTGGCGCGGGGTGGAACAACGACCAGGCGCTGAACCTGGCGGCCGGCAGCGGCTTCTTCGTCCAGGGCCAGAACGTCATCGAGATCCGGGGCACCTCGCAGAACAGCAACTGGGACGGCTTCTGGCTCGATGTCACGCTCGAAGGCCGCGACCGGAACGGTGGTGGCACCGTGCCGGAACCGACAACGCTGGCCCTGATGGGCACGGCTCTGCTCGGCGCGGTGACCCGCCGGCGTCGCCGGTAG
- a CDS encoding IclR family transcriptional regulator codes for MPSRSSRPTVATRKATTRVRDDKYYSKVIGRALEILAVLRKSEAPLGLADIAARVGLAKSSVFRLLHTLEVSGYVDRSAEGAYALSADLRVWGDGMRVSDLVDAAMPHMRTLSREFGETITLAMHFDNRIEVVATLDSPQLIRMANTVGRILPPHASSLGKAITAHLPDDVVERLRRSYGTHRFTAHTIIDEVVLKQEYERVRKEGFSVDAEESVLEGCCFGAPVAGPDGVVVGAISLSLPKMRLRDKAMQKQIIAAVRDAATATGKSMRHG; via the coding sequence ATGCCGAGCCGCAGTTCCCGTCCCACCGTCGCGACCCGCAAGGCGACGACCCGCGTCCGCGACGACAAGTACTACTCCAAGGTGATCGGCCGCGCGCTCGAGATCCTGGCGGTGCTGCGCAAGTCCGAGGCGCCGCTCGGGCTGGCCGACATCGCCGCGCGGGTGGGCCTGGCCAAGAGCTCGGTGTTCCGCCTGCTGCACACCCTCGAGGTCTCGGGCTACGTCGATCGGTCCGCCGAGGGCGCGTACGCGCTGTCGGCCGACCTGCGCGTGTGGGGCGACGGAATGCGCGTGAGCGATCTCGTGGATGCCGCCATGCCGCACATGCGGACCCTGAGCCGCGAGTTCGGCGAGACCATCACGCTGGCGATGCACTTCGACAACCGGATCGAGGTGGTCGCCACGCTGGACAGCCCGCAGCTGATTCGCATGGCCAATACGGTGGGGCGCATCCTCCCCCCTCACGCCAGTTCGCTCGGCAAGGCCATCACCGCCCACCTCCCCGACGACGTGGTGGAGCGGCTGCGGCGCAGCTACGGGACGCATCGCTTCACCGCGCACACCATCATCGACGAGGTCGTGCTCAAGCAGGAATACGAACGGGTGCGCAAGGAGGGCTTCTCGGTCGACGCCGAGGAGAGCGTGCTCGAGGGGTGCTGCTTCGGCGCCCCGGTTGCCGGGCCCGACGGCGTCGTCGTGGGCGCGATCAGCCTGTCGCTGCCGAAGATGCGCCTGCGCGACAAGGCCATGCAGAAGCAGATCATCGCTGCCGTCCGCGACGCCGCGACCGCGACGGGCAAGTCGATGAGACACGGCTGA
- a CDS encoding RraA family protein: protein MSLLTPEELAALAAIDSPTVANAIERFKVRRRVDGYADRDLRCAFPHYGTMLGYAVTCTADSTTEGRADGAGLLGLWAALEAAPKPAVLVIKDVGPDPRKGCHIGEIMATTAKALGAVGCVSDGGLRDVKEVESLGGFQYFCPGFVVSHGQPVILDVNVPVEIHGLPIAPGALLHGDVNGLVDIPLSIAAEVADACQAVRVEEGALLELIKAPGFSVEKLRQWKLTH, encoded by the coding sequence ATGTCCCTACTCACGCCCGAGGAGTTGGCTGCCCTGGCGGCCATCGACAGCCCCACGGTCGCCAACGCCATCGAGCGCTTCAAGGTGCGTCGGCGGGTGGATGGCTATGCCGACCGCGACCTGCGGTGCGCGTTCCCGCACTACGGCACGATGCTCGGATACGCGGTGACGTGTACGGCCGACAGCACCACCGAGGGCCGGGCCGACGGAGCGGGCCTGCTCGGCCTGTGGGCAGCGCTCGAGGCGGCGCCCAAGCCGGCGGTGCTGGTCATCAAGGACGTCGGGCCCGACCCGCGCAAGGGGTGCCACATAGGCGAGATCATGGCCACCACCGCCAAGGCGCTCGGGGCGGTGGGCTGCGTCTCCGACGGTGGGCTCCGCGACGTGAAGGAGGTGGAGTCGCTGGGCGGCTTCCAGTACTTCTGCCCGGGATTCGTCGTGTCGCACGGGCAGCCGGTCATCCTCGACGTCAACGTGCCGGTCGAGATCCACGGCCTGCCGATCGCGCCGGGAGCGCTGTTGCACGGCGACGTCAACGGCCTGGTGGACATCCCGCTGTCGATCGCGGCGGAGGTGGCCGACGCCTGCCAGGCGGTACGCGTCGAGGAAGGCGCCCTGCTCGAGTTGATCAAGGCGCCCGGGTTCTCGGTCGAGAAGTTGCGCCAGTGGAAGCTGACGCACTAG
- a CDS encoding tripartite tricarboxylate transporter substrate binding protein: protein MGVDVHVDAQRRRFLQAGLAMLAGSAAACARQEGPWPSREVRVIVHAAPGGMSDTVARFTSRGLNERLHVPVLCENRVGAMGAVAFSAVKYAAPDGYLVGYAPVELAVVPHLKYVDLSTHDFDLLARHHRAPAALAVPAASPYRTLRDFIAAVRGGARVAMGAAGPLSVWHLGTLALARQLGRSFVFAPFPGSGPATTALLGGHVDAVMAGVPEVQALVRGGAVRLLGIMADTPSPVFPEAVTFRSEGLDLIFEAWGGFMMPKGVAPATLARLEQDILAAFTQPAFVKYCQTAGLDVQPLDSRAFRAFVDAEATRYARLVREFGFVR from the coding sequence GTGGGCGTCGACGTTCACGTCGACGCGCAGCGCCGGCGCTTCCTGCAAGCGGGACTGGCGATGCTCGCGGGTTCAGCGGCAGCGTGCGCCCGGCAGGAAGGACCGTGGCCGTCGCGTGAGGTGCGTGTCATCGTCCACGCCGCACCCGGCGGCATGTCCGACACCGTCGCGCGGTTCACGTCGCGGGGGCTCAACGAACGCCTGCACGTGCCGGTGCTCTGCGAGAACCGCGTCGGCGCGATGGGCGCGGTTGCGTTCTCCGCCGTGAAGTACGCGGCGCCCGACGGCTACCTCGTGGGCTACGCGCCGGTCGAGCTCGCCGTCGTCCCGCACCTCAAGTACGTGGACCTGTCGACGCACGATTTCGACCTGCTCGCCCGCCACCACCGGGCGCCGGCGGCGCTCGCGGTACCAGCCGCATCGCCCTACCGCACCCTGCGCGACTTCATCGCCGCCGTGCGGGGCGGCGCGCGCGTCGCGATGGGGGCGGCCGGACCACTCAGTGTGTGGCACCTGGGGACGCTGGCCCTGGCGCGCCAGCTCGGCCGATCCTTCGTCTTCGCGCCGTTCCCCGGGTCGGGGCCGGCGACGACGGCGCTGCTCGGCGGCCACGTCGATGCGGTCATGGCCGGCGTGCCGGAAGTGCAGGCGCTGGTGCGCGGTGGTGCCGTGCGGTTGCTCGGCATCATGGCCGACACACCCTCGCCCGTGTTCCCTGAAGCGGTCACGTTCCGCAGCGAAGGACTCGACCTGATCTTCGAGGCGTGGGGCGGCTTCATGATGCCGAAGGGTGTCGCGCCTGCCACGCTGGCGCGGCTCGAGCAGGACATCCTGGCGGCCTTCACGCAGCCCGCCTTCGTGAAGTACTGCCAGACCGCCGGCCTCGACGTGCAGCCGCTCGACTCCAGGGCGTTCCGCGCGTTCGTCGACGCGGAGGCCACGCGATACGCGCGCCTGGTGCGCGAGTTCGGGTTCGTGCGCTGA
- a CDS encoding exo-alpha-sialidase — MRSLVLAALLLAMPLLPAAAQAPAPVTTRVFGPETATGPYKHPACLTELANGDLYLVYYGGQGEYARDTTVFGARLKAGTSTWSTPVPVAHDPFRSVGNGVIWQAPDGLVWLFYVVRYGDTWGTSRIQAKVSRDLAATWSDAFPVALEPGMMVRNRPIVLADGSYLLPVYFEDGQDTEQVGPKSTSRFLRFDPKAKAPAWESLGEIRSPRGNIQPAVVEVAPGHLIAYSRRGGGYGPTTDGWLVRGESTDGGRTWSEGRDSAFPNPNSAVDFLKLSSGALLLVYNDHMWKRSPLMLALSDDQDRTWPVKRALATGENSFAYPIAFQARDGRIHVVYTSDERKVINHAIVTEAWIRGK, encoded by the coding sequence ATGCGATCCCTGGTCCTTGCCGCCCTGTTGCTCGCCATGCCCCTGCTACCGGCCGCCGCCCAGGCGCCCGCCCCCGTGACCACGCGGGTGTTCGGCCCCGAGACCGCCACCGGGCCCTACAAGCACCCCGCGTGCCTGACCGAGTTGGCCAACGGCGACCTGTACCTGGTGTACTACGGCGGGCAAGGCGAGTATGCGCGTGACACCACGGTGTTCGGCGCCCGCCTGAAGGCCGGCACCAGCACGTGGAGCACGCCGGTGCCCGTGGCCCACGACCCCTTCAGGTCGGTCGGCAACGGCGTGATCTGGCAGGCCCCCGACGGCCTCGTGTGGCTGTTCTACGTGGTGCGCTACGGCGACACCTGGGGCACCTCGCGCATCCAGGCCAAGGTGTCGCGCGACCTCGCCGCAACGTGGTCGGATGCCTTCCCGGTGGCCCTCGAGCCGGGGATGATGGTGCGCAACCGGCCGATCGTGCTCGCCGACGGGTCGTACCTGCTCCCGGTCTACTTCGAGGACGGCCAGGACACCGAGCAGGTGGGCCCGAAGAGCACGTCGCGTTTCCTCCGCTTCGATCCGAAGGCGAAGGCGCCGGCCTGGGAGTCGCTCGGCGAGATCCGCTCGCCACGCGGGAACATCCAGCCGGCGGTCGTCGAGGTCGCGCCAGGGCACCTCATCGCGTACTCGCGCCGCGGTGGCGGCTACGGCCCGACCACCGATGGCTGGCTCGTGCGGGGCGAGTCGACCGACGGCGGCCGCACGTGGTCGGAGGGCCGCGACTCGGCCTTCCCGAACCCGAACTCCGCCGTGGACTTCCTGAAGCTGTCGTCGGGGGCGCTGCTGCTGGTCTACAACGACCACATGTGGAAGCGATCGCCGCTGATGCTCGCGCTGTCGGACGACCAGGACCGCACCTGGCCCGTCAAGCGTGCGCTGGCCACCGGCGAGAACAGCTTCGCCTACCCGATTGCCTTCCAGGCCCGCGACGGCCGCATCCATGTGGTCTACACGTCGGACGAACGCAAGGTCATCAACCACGCCATCGTCACGGAGGCGTGGATCCGGGGGAAGTAG
- a CDS encoding tripartite tricarboxylate transporter permease, which produces MPGDPMLLLAPLLSPDAWLYVLVGVALGVLFGSLPGFTATMGLAVLTPFTFWVKPDQAMAMLLGLLVSAIFSGGVPAILLNTPGTPASIAMTWDGYPLARQGRAGLALGLNAIGAFLGIFLSLVVLLIAALPLSRLALRFGPAEYFAVAVFGLSTIVGVSGGSMLKGVATGIIGLLLAVIGLDSITGYPRFTFGQPELLDGVSFIPVMVGLFGIAEVFTQMVSPARQQLDGSTQTTNMLPTREEARPLWMHGLRGSLMGIWIGIMPAAGADVGAILAWDQSRRFSKTPEKFGKGSLEGLIAATTGANAGIGGSLVTTLALGIPGDSAAAVLIGALLMHGLQPGPLLFRNRPDLVATIVALVFMASLVTLVWGLLGARVLAKILKIRDQYLWATVLAVALGGSYALNQSTGDVWTALLGGVFGFLLRQQGFPMGPLVLALILGPMAESNLRRALALSEGSVATFFTRPISLLFLALAALTLLWPLFSKKGGDSRLPDSSVPDSDTL; this is translated from the coding sequence ATGCCCGGCGATCCCATGCTCCTGCTCGCGCCCCTGCTGTCGCCCGACGCGTGGCTGTACGTGCTCGTCGGCGTGGCGCTCGGCGTCCTCTTCGGCAGCCTGCCCGGCTTCACGGCGACGATGGGCCTGGCCGTGCTCACACCCTTCACGTTCTGGGTCAAGCCCGATCAGGCGATGGCGATGCTGCTCGGCCTGCTGGTGTCGGCGATCTTCAGCGGTGGCGTCCCCGCGATCCTGTTGAACACGCCCGGCACCCCCGCGTCGATCGCCATGACATGGGACGGCTATCCATTGGCCCGTCAGGGCCGTGCCGGGCTGGCGCTCGGCCTCAACGCCATCGGCGCCTTCCTCGGCATCTTCCTCAGCCTCGTGGTGCTGCTGATCGCGGCGCTGCCGCTGTCGCGCCTCGCCCTGCGGTTCGGCCCGGCGGAGTACTTCGCCGTTGCCGTCTTCGGGCTCAGCACGATCGTGGGCGTATCCGGCGGATCGATGCTGAAGGGCGTTGCGACGGGCATCATCGGCCTGCTGCTCGCCGTCATCGGCCTCGACTCGATCACCGGCTACCCGCGCTTTACCTTCGGACAGCCGGAACTGCTCGATGGCGTCTCGTTCATCCCGGTGATGGTCGGGCTGTTCGGAATCGCCGAGGTCTTCACGCAGATGGTGAGCCCGGCGCGCCAGCAGCTCGACGGCTCGACGCAGACGACCAACATGCTGCCGACGCGCGAGGAGGCACGGCCGCTGTGGATGCACGGCCTGCGTGGCTCGCTGATGGGCATCTGGATCGGCATCATGCCGGCCGCTGGCGCCGACGTCGGCGCCATCCTCGCCTGGGACCAGAGCCGCCGATTCTCGAAGACGCCGGAGAAGTTCGGCAAGGGCTCGCTCGAAGGCCTGATTGCCGCGACGACCGGCGCCAACGCCGGCATCGGCGGGTCGCTGGTGACGACATTGGCCCTGGGCATCCCGGGTGACTCGGCGGCCGCGGTGCTGATCGGCGCGCTGCTGATGCACGGCCTCCAGCCGGGGCCGCTCCTGTTCCGCAACCGTCCCGATCTCGTTGCGACGATCGTCGCGCTCGTCTTCATGGCGTCGCTGGTGACGCTCGTGTGGGGTCTGCTCGGCGCGCGCGTGCTGGCGAAGATCCTGAAGATCCGCGACCAGTACCTATGGGCCACGGTCCTCGCCGTCGCCCTGGGCGGGAGCTACGCGCTGAACCAGTCGACCGGCGACGTGTGGACGGCGCTGCTGGGCGGCGTGTTCGGGTTCCTGCTGCGCCAGCAGGGGTTCCCGATGGGGCCGTTGGTGCTCGCGCTGATCCTGGGACCGATGGCCGAGTCGAACCTGCGGCGCGCGCTCGCCCTGTCGGAAGGATCGGTCGCCACGTTCTTCACGCGGCCGATCTCGCTGCTGTTCCTGGCGCTCGCCGCGCTGACGCTGCTGTGGCCGCTGTTCTCGAAGAAGGGTGGCGACAGTCGGCTGCCGGACTCGTCGGTGCCCGACAGCGACACGCTGTGA